The genomic segment catttttatgtaaataactgagtccatctgtgttttACGTCCATGGTTAGCTGTCTTTCAGTTTCGACTTTTATACTATTCGAGAcggaacaaaaacatgttttgtttaacacataggcgtactctagacgataaaatatattatcgtcACAACACAAATGGATTTAAATGATAAAATGTGGAAATTGAGACCAGTAATCAAAAAATTACAGTTCTTTatcaactaactgaaaatatgaattatgatgagtcGATGGTGAAATATTATGGTCGCCATAATTGTAAACAATTCATTAGGGAAAAACCGATAAGATTCGGTTATAAAATATGGTGCCTTAACTCCGAAACTAGTTACCTTGTAAATTTTGAGACCTATCAAGGGAAAATTACAAGGCAGCCGGTCCCCTTATCTCGATGTTGGACACTTTGCCACAACAAAAGCTGCCTTACCAAATCTATGTAGACAACCGTTTACTGGATTCAATTTAATgttgtatttaaaagaaaaatgataTGGTGTCACAGGAACAATAAGAGAGAACAGAATACCACAAGATATGTATTTTACTTGATAAAAAAACTATGGTATCAACTTCATATTGTGTGTATCCTATTCAACAAGGAAAACGTTATTCACATTCTGAGAAAAAAGTTGTTCAAGTTCCTCGCCCACATGTTGTTGTTGGAACAAGTTTATGGGAGGCACTGATAGAATGGATGAGGATTTAACAAGATACCGTATTATTCGTAGTAAGAAATGGTATTAGTCTATACTTACTTAGTTAATTGATGCTGCAGAGCAAAATTCGTGGATACTTTATAAGTGTTATAAAGACTTATAAAGACCGACAACTAATTTGAATTTTCAACGTTAAATCGCGACTACTTACCTTACCAAATTCAGAAACCTTCTCATTAGACCTGGTAGACCAACAACAAGTAGAAATAGTCTATCTTTTAATAGAATCTTTGAAAACATTAGGTACGATGGTATTAACCATCTCATTATTCCTGTTTCTAACAAAAAACGAAGGCGGTGCAGGTCGGCGAAGACGTTGAGTTAAACACTCACTGTTgcatacaataaaaaataaaaatttactgatATCTTTTTGTTAATAAAAGAAGCTAGTTTGTTTTACTAGAGGAGACAATAAAACACTGAGGGTCTTTCATAACTTATTATGTATTTGTTTTAGAAATCACTAACCatgatataataaaataaaaaagtcctATTGGGTATACTGCTAATAGCTTCCTATTTGGCTTTTGGCTGTCTCCTAAGAAAATCATTGAAGCTAAAACAAGAAAAATGTTATTTTGTTAAAACATGACAATTTGACAACAAATTTTAAAATGCAACTTACCGTAAGTTGCCCAAATGAATCCTACCATAGACACAACAAATCTTATGAAAAAGACGAGAGGAATTTGGTGAAGTAATAAAAGAATTCTACATACAATAAGGGCAATTGACGTGGGGAGCAAACAGTATCCTAGAACACATACACTTTGGAAGAAAGATCTGAAACAGAAGACAAAAATTAAGTATCTACAAAATCTTTTGTATCTTTGTTACTTTTATTACATCTTTTGTTCAAATTCTTCTTTAAAACTCCCCAACAACAAAAGAAATGTAAGAATGTAAaagaaatgaaattaaaattagatCTGAAAATAAATTCCTCAAACCTCAATATGATTTAAACCTTCAATATAACCTTACTTAACTTCATTTTACTTTCTATATCATTTTACTTATAGTCATATCTCATACAAATACTTCATATATTATAAAAGTGAATTGGGAATTCATAAGGAATATAGATCAAATGGAAGTAAACATGCAGTGGGATACATTTATGTCTACTTTTCTACATATTTTTAATACAAGctttccaataaaaaaaattaagagctACATAACAATATCAGAAACTGGCAACATAACCAAGTGGTAGTGGAATGGAAACATTGATTAAACATTCTCTTTACAATAAGTCAGGTTAACAGTAGATTTTTGGGTATCTAGATACCAAGAAGTGAAGAAAGAATATAAACTAAAAGTCACAAATGGTAAAAAATATTTGTGGAGAAAGAATCACTCATctgataattaaaataaatttacatgGCAAATTGTAAGCAGTATAAATGGTACGTGTAATCAGCAAGTACATCTATTAAGGGATGCTGTGACTATTGCAAACTCTTACCTAAACCACATTAAGCCGTGTTGACATGGGCAGTGAATCACGAGTAAGAGCCACACTAGTGGTATATGAATCTTAATAACTGCATGCCTGTGGTCATGCCTTGTTCGTGAAGAGTTTGCACGGCAAATATTTGCTTCAGTGGCGAATATGCAGACCTTGTTAGCAGAAGCATGTCAACTTATGTGTGTAGTGATAGCAGAgagaatttcaaaaaaatttggcaagaaaaaggaaaaaagacaatGGTTTACAAGTGAGTGAATTCAACAAAGAAGAGACATCTCCAAGTActgaagattttaaaaatttacttagAATGTCGGAACactattttcaatatttattggAACTTGTTAgccctaaaataaaaaaatctactaATATGAGAGAAGCTCTACCGGCCAAACTAAGACTGGAGACTCTTAAAAGTTTAGAATATTTATTTAGAGTCCCCAAATCATCCATAAGTAAATTTATAGAAGTTTTGGATGCAGTTTGTGATGGTCTAAAAGAATTTATTCACATAAGTTAAAACATTATTTACTCAAATGTGGTATTAAATACATCTACATTCTCAGTTTTATCTTTATCGGCCACTGCATTGCTTTTTGATGCATGGTCTTCACTCTTGACAGTATTCTTGCTGCCTTTCCTAGTGGGCATACAAATTGGAGGTATTTCCTgatgattttttatattttagaccAATGGATACAAATTTTGGAGTTTGTATTTATAGGTCATTGTTGTAGTCATGATCATCATCGCTTTTAGACAATTCTGTTTCAGACTCATCTTTTAAATTTATGATAAAAAATGTGCTTCATCCATAATGAATTCTCAGCTGAAATAACCTTATACAATTTTTCAAGATGCCTGCAAATATTTGCCCACATCTCTGGCATGCTTCAACATCTGCTAATTTAAAAGTGATATTTCTTTCTGCcacttcattttttaaaatggccTGTATCTTTTCAATTGGGTTAAGTTTCAGAGGATAATGTGTTAAATGTAAAACCGAATAGCAGTACTGGGTTTTCAAGGCTGGTGTAGGACATTTTTTAACAGTTATGCACTAAAATGATTAGATGTTTTCAGCAATGTCAGATTTCATGGTTTTGTTAGTAGACTGATGTCACCAAATGAGAGAGTCAGGTTCATGAAATTTTGTAAGATGAATAGCTATATGTCATACATACACTCAAgtataataaattgtttttttaacaacaaaataaatttgtaagtaTATAAAAAATTGTGCTTACATGTTTCCTCCCAACAACTTAGAATTTAATGTTACAATCATGGATCCAATCCATACAATCACAAATACTTGTGCAAATTCAGGACCACCATCATTTTTGCTTGTGTCATCACTTGAGCCTTGGAGGAACCTACAACAATTACATAAGATTCATCAAACTCAACAGCATAAAATATACTGGGGAAGACAAATATTGACATTCAAAAGCTCTTGAATGACAGCACATATATTTATAGCAGTTACAATTTACAACTGGTTAGAAATACATAACTAGTTAGACATATATAGCTGAAAATGatataatattgtttaaaaatagcATCCTATTGCAGTCGAATTCGAAACTACTTATGTATTCCTTATATATTGCATAATACAACATGTTCATTAAATTTATTCCTAATATTTATTTGCTACGGCTTATACTACTCATACTTACATAGCCATGAGGGTGCACAACAGCAAAGGTCCCCATAAGTCCCCTAAAAATTAAGGtatatagtacatttgaaaaaaatgttgatTTCGATTAATACATACATTCCTTCAACAAAGTCTTCTTCTCCTTTGGGAACAATACATAAGCAAATTTTATTCCGACAGCTTTTAAGTCCCTTAACtgaaacataaataaaattattctgaTCAGTAGTGTTGCAAGACACAAGCTCAGATAAATGATTGTATGGTCAAGTAACAGATAACTAAACTCTAACTATTAAAGAAGAACAAAAGTATCtggaaaaataaagaaaattctgGCTATGTATATAAATAGTACCACTATCCAACGTGGACAATTTTTATATGACATGAATAAAAATGATCTGCACATCaggatattttatttttcaaatatgcTTATTGATCATACTTACTATTGTATCGCGAATAGGCTCATTTAAAGTATTAAAATCCGGCTCTCCTATCTGAGAGGTGTTTTTTGGTTTTGGAATATtcatttctccatccacatattCTTCCCCCTCATCAAACATCTAAAACAAACCCCTAGATATAAAAATACTAACGTCATATCTTGATAGATACCTCTAAttttgctgtatccatttttgtGCTGGTTATTCTAGTGTAATCAttaataatttctaaattgaTGAAGATTGAAGATTTGCCATTTCAGTTTGTTTATCTATAATCTATGTATGATGTATGTGTcattcattcattgtcatattgTCAACCAATGCACCAATGGAAGAAAAAACGTCAATGTTATGTGGCTTCTAATTTCTTGGTCCTGTAACTACTTATTAGGTGACCAGCCTTACAGCCGAAATGCattattttttttcatatttttttatttcagctgTGCTTGTAGTCGATGTACATGATGTACATTATTCTTGTctagatttatttttatactaATATTTCACGTTTCCTTTTGCTACCTCTTCTTCTAGACAAGGCGAAatgctcgggttcgttcggaaaaatattcccatgagattgtTTTGCATATtattcactttcatgagataccccaaaataaagttcaagaggtcgcccaagcgaaaagtttttaaacaatttttttaaacaaattgtaacaataaattttttggatcattctaaacaaaatagatctattgtatttttttttgtaaacttcaTCGTTTCCTaggtataaacaatttaaaattaaaaaaacgtgAAAATGGCGattttcaaagttcaaaaacacaagtaaaaaatattatttttgaattcaccaaggacATAAATtgaagttcaaaccttgttctaccatttcccgataagtattttgggcttattgatttattgttacaatttgtttaaacaaaaatttgaacaacttttcgtcTGGGCGACTTGaaatctcatgaaagtgattatgcaaaaaaatctcatgggaatatttttctaAACGCACCCGAGCTTTTCGTCTTATTTATCCTTTTGTGATTAGAAATTATACAGGAAAAAATCCTCGATTTAATTGATAGAGGATTACAGGAGGAGAtttataggcgagcggtttacccctataagcagagcatcaaccgactaaaattctttttgcatttctaatgcaccaaaccttttttattcgattctatatatttttccaagatgaaatgtatttttttttaatttttacaagtgggccgacaattgttattaacaaataacttatacaaaaaagcgatttcaccgaattgcttcggaatcaatttttttaggtgtatctcatcaaaataaacaccttttttctcttgataatttttcgaaaaatgcttccttttcgagttatttgcatttttttgttgaaaaatgccttaattagtgatttttgagattttttttctaaaaaactactaaatgaattgcaattttacaaatagctttataatctttaaaccgtcaagtacaagttagaatattttgacaaggataaatggtttctatcttgctaaaaatgtggacccaaatatttcgaatatgcctttcgagagtatcccgctaagcgtgtacagcgggtgaggtgctgtaggcgctaaaaaaaatgcatctaatgaaaaattaccaccttcgaaaccagcattattacaacattacttaagagcaaagtggcaaataaatgaatggattcaagcaaaaaacaatattatttcatctcttgatccattaacccatggttggacaatggaaaataattgtttcgattttaattattttgaaggcaaaactagtttagatatgttacaaaagtatttctgctcatgtaccggaaaatgttctacgaaaaattgtaattgtatttcgtttttagcaagatagaaaaaaattatccttgccaaaatattctaacttgtactcgacgttttaaagattataaagctatttgtagaattgcaattcatttagtacttttttagaaaaaaaaatcccaaaaatcactaattaaggcattttttcaacaaaaaaatgcaaataactcgaaaaggaagcatttttcgaaaaattatcaagagagaaaaagtgtttattttgatgaggtacacctaaaaaaattgattccgaagcaattcggtgaaatcacttttttgtataagttatttgttaataacaattgccggcccacttgtaaaaattaaaaaaaaaacacattccatcttggaaaaatatatagaatcgaataaaaaaggtttggtgcattagaaatgcaaaaagaattttagtcggtatattctgtttctaagcgtcttttgaggggtaaaccgctcgcctattatAGGTACTTGACGAGGGAACTGAATTAAAGGCCAGGGGAACaataaagaaggaataaacaaagtaaataaaactattaaaaaaataaattaataattttattgttattcaaTAAACgcaaaaaaaagaaaaggtatataaaaaaaattatttttaaagtgcATATATCAATACTATTTAATTCGATTCTTTTTGACTAATTGCAGTTTGTCTTCTTCTTTAATTCGTGACACAGAATTATATGTTTCTCTGTTAGTATTTAAGTAGCTAGTATCACTCTTAACAAAACTAGCTCTCGAAGACCTAGGATCAATCTTCCAACCGCATATGACTTCTTTGAAAGCATTTCTCATCTTTTCCGACATCACATTGTACAGTATTGGGTTCAATGTTGAAGAAGAATAGTAGAATACACCAGCAGTAATATACAACCAGTAGTTTAGTTCGTCGAAGTGAGAGTGGTTGTTGAGGTAGATTGAAAGTATTCTTTGAGTGTGAAAGGGACACCAGCTGATAAAGAATCCAAAGACAACATAAGCTAAAAGAAAACAACTTATTAttaataagtatatatatatatatatatatatatatatatatatatatatatataagtatatatatatatatatatatatatatatatatatatatatatatatatatatatatatatatatatatatatatatatatatatatatagcggtattatagcggtttgtatgaatgggtttccggtacacggaataggaaaaactgtgaggtggatttttctgaataagaacatcaaggaatggcaaagacgcttcagactcaacttccatcgtaaattgaatgctgggatgtattccattcaggtgggagaggaagagatctaatgcgtctttaccatggggccaaatgacaaaggtgtcatcaacgtaccgtaaccagcaggtgggtttgagatttgacgaggacaaggctactgtttcgaaatgttccatgtagatatctgctattacgggagagaggggcgatcccattgggacacctttgatttgacgacagaaatgattttggaatgtgaaatatgtattagacatgcagtgttttataagagataatgtgtcttggggaatttgatgtttagagtccaagatggaaatggtttcatcgatgggaatgttggtgaataaagaaacaatgtcaaaactgactagtatgtctgagggtgaaatagaaaagttttttagaagatcaatgaaatgaaaagagtttttgacaaaggacgaggcgttttcggctaatggttgtgttacgataaatatatactggcctaaatatatgatgactaataatattctgttttgttgtagaaatttggcggaggttctagattcaaaattatggtgaattctccaactagatatttctcgatttttcgatgcaagacaaagcgatctttcgatgctgttctagtatatcaggatttcgtatataaatacaacatttttatatggaggggagttaatactcaagacccgcgctcgcgaatttgtacgtacggatataataaattgtcagataagttaatataaataaagaaataaattaaatccgtaagtgttataaatattgaaccttttaataaattcacaacaaatggtgtcagagtgagatcgaacataaattagacttataataataatacaagtgtataaaataaattgtgaaaatggctacgatttatgagctgacagtgactaatttaagaagacatcttgaagacagagaattatcttccaccggaaaaaaggctgagttagtccaacgactaaagaacgctttgctagaagaaggactagacccagagacttatatatttgaagacaaacatgatgctgtcatctcgtcgatttcgaaattggagaacaaagtatccggcgacatcgcttctttagaaagcaaagtttctaacgagatttcttctctggaaagcaaagtctctgctaacatctcttcggaaatctctaaagtcacttctgagatgtctgccctggacgatagaatatcttcgttaaaaaaccaagttgctgccgataagttggccttcgaagaaaagattaaagagatggaaaggaagatggaagaaacagggacagcagagagaggtaacaatccgattacagtggagataaaagaagacgagacgaaatttaagttggagacacggccgaaatttgaaggaagtggaggttctattcatgttaaagtcccaactttcgacggaaaatcatcatggaacaactacatgaaacagttcgaatcagccgcaagagcaaatggatggtctgaaaaagaaaaggctgtaaacctgactatcgctcttcgaggagatgccttagatgtgcttcagaccatagccgtagaggagaccgatgatttcgaacaactgaagaagaggttaaatatgcgatatggccacgaacatttggagcatgtatatcagtcacagcttaaaaatcgtagacagaagaaagatgaggctcttcaagaatatgaggtagatattgccagattagtacgatatgcttatccaacagctcccgaagacatgatggaaaaattggccgttcaaacgtttattgatggtcttcgtgatcatgaaatgcagagaacactgcgattagctcgtcacaagacgctggttgatgtcctatccgccgccctcgaatacgagtcagctacgcaggcctctggcgggtacagtaaagttaggactgtaaaagaggaaggagacgaagataaacttgaccagctctttaatttgatgaaaagcatgacatgcaagaaaaagaagaccataaaatcaagaaactcaccatcaggaaaaccagaacgagtcaaccttaggggggcagcttcgacccggaactcttccaaagaccctcttatactaatagcttctttgaaatgtcgtgaagatagtgtatatgtagatggagacataaatggtaaaaagcatacgttgttggtggataccggagcgaccagaaccattatacgcccgacagttataaacagccgaaagaaactgttaccaacgaggttacgacttcggaccgctacaggtgaaaatgccaacattcatggagaaatccaggtacaattgggaattggggcagaaaagtttgtccatactgttatagttgctgacatcgaagaggatgttatattaggaatggacgtaatgaatatgcatggattccaattggattttaagaataaggtaatcaaagttggcaacgaggaggtatttctccatccacataatgacaacactgtgcaagcagccattacagaagatacagtcgtgcctgcgagaagcgaaacgatcatagtagcgcgactacagggaattgtagacgaagggagacctgttatgatggagccttggaaccacgacgatgaggttggccgtggaatcataattggaaaggaattggtgacttcggctaaagaaattcctgtgagacttatcaatgtcaacgactacccagtgaccataaagaaagagacaaaagtaggaacttgtgtacctgtgacatccataattcgtcaggcgacaacatctgataattccaacgacaaattcgaccaaatggttgcagttgcaggacagtctctaaatcagatggagaaaaggaaattaagggaatttcttcggcagtatcgtgatattttcgtaccgaaaggaggaaagacgggaagaactaccgttgttaagcataaaattgatactggtaatgctaagccaattcgtcaaacagctcgacgattaccacaggcgaagagagaggaagctgaaacgattgttcaggaaatgaagaaagacggggtgatagaaccttctacgagtccatgggtctctccggtggtcctggttaagaagaaagacggaacgacgaggttctgtgtggattaccgtttgctgaacaacgttaccaagaaagatagttatcctctgcctcggatcgatgacacattggacacattggctggaagtaaattgttttctactttagatttgaagtctggatactggcaggtagaaatggacccagtcgataaagaaaagacagccttcaccacaggatctggattgtggcaattcaacgttatgccatttggtctttgtaatgctcctgcgacatttgagaggcttatggaaaatgtgttgagagggttatcttggaaaacatgcctggtttatttagatgacataatcgtcttgggggagacattcgaagaccatttgaggaatttagaaaacgtttttaatcgacttaaagctgcccaattgatgctaaaccccaagaagtgccagctatttcaaggtaaagtcaattatctgggtcatatagtcagtaaagaaggagtggccgtggataagggaaaaatcgattccattaaggaatggccaaaaccaactgacaaacatcaagtgagaagttttcttggactatgtacttactaccggaggtttattaagaagtttgcagatatcgctaagccattaacgcgacttacagaggaagcaagagaataccgctgggatatagactgccaaaatgcctttgaaacgttgaaaaagcatttaataacagcaccaattttagggtatccactgccagaaggagagttcatcttagatacagatgcaagtaatgtgggaattggaggagtgctgtctcagattcaaggaggacaggaacgagtcctcggatattttagtaaagttctttcaaaacctgagcggaattattgcgtcacgagaagagaacttctggcagtagtgaaatcagtagagcacttctatcaatacctctatggaaggaagtttttaatccgaaccgaccatgccgcccttaagtggttgatgcagtttaagaatccagagggtcagatagccaggtggatcgaacgactccaagaatacgattttaagattgagcaccgagccggagttagccacagaaacgctgattctctttccagacggccatgcccagcagagtgtccccactgcaacaaaacggaatccaaggaagcagcagtgctaagaacgacgattgtcaacgacgactggacgcctactaagataaggga from the Diabrotica undecimpunctata isolate CICGRU chromosome 1, icDiaUnde3, whole genome shotgun sequence genome contains:
- the LOC140438016 gene encoding protein YIPF6; protein product: MDTAKLEMFDEGEEYVDGEMNIPKPKNTSQIGEPDFNTLNEPIRDTILRDLKAVGIKFAYVLFPKEKKTLLKEWDLWGPLLLCTLMAMFLQGSSDDTSKNDGGPEFAQVFVIVWIGSMIVTLNSKLLGGNISFFQSVCVLGYCLLPTSIALIVCRILLLLHQIPLVFFIRFVVSMVGFIWATYASMIFLGDSQKPNRKLLAVYPIGLFYFIISWLVISKTNT